In the Topomyia yanbarensis strain Yona2022 chromosome 3, ASM3024719v1, whole genome shotgun sequence genome, one interval contains:
- the LOC131689111 gene encoding retinol dehydrogenase 14-like isoform X2 → MSLIDWDSPVSIVAYVVTAIAIFISLFKYYLYLTCGKITSSRNMEGKTVIITGANSGIGKETARDLAKRGARIIMACRNMETAKKARDEIVQDSGNEAVFVKQLDLSSQASVREFAAEVLKTESKLDVLIHNAGFAETFKKTKSVDGIEFTMATNHYGPFLLTHLLIDLLKRSAPSRIVVVASELYRFASVDLNNLNPVNSLPGYLYYVSKSANIMFTRELSRRLEGTNVTANCLHPGMIDSGIWRNVPFPLTIPMGIVKAFFKTNAEGAQTSLHLACSPEVEGISGKYYRDCKEAGLSAGICDMEKAKKLWEESVKIVKLTEKDPKI, encoded by the exons ATGTCACTGATCGATTGGGACAGTCCTGTCAGCATAGTAGCGTACGTAGTAACTGCAATCGCGATATTCATTTCCTTGTTCAAATACTACTTGTATCTCACGTGTGGAAAAATCACATCCAGT CGCAACATGGAAGGTAAAACGGTTATTATCACTGGAGCCAATTCGGGCATTGGCAAGGAAACTGCCCGGGATTTAGCGAAACGAGGTGCTCGCATAATAATGGCCTGTCGGAACATGGAAACGGCCAAGAAAGCTCGGG ACGAGATCGTGCAAGACAGCGGCAATGAGGCTGTTTTTGTCAAGCAGCTTGACCTGAGCTCACAAGCATCGGTTCGCGAGTTCGCTGCCGAAGTGCTCAAAACGGAATCCAAACTGGACGTCCTGATTCATAATGCCGGCTTTGCGGAGACCTTCAAGAAAACCAAGAGCGTGGACGGTATTGAGTTCACCATGGCCACAAACCACTATGGACCTTTCCTGCTGACGCACCTGTTGATCGACCTGTTGAAGCGGTCGGCACCAAGTCGGATCGTTGTCGTAGCTTCCGAGCTGTATCGATTCGCTTCGGTCGATTTGAATAATCTCAACCCGGTCAACAGTCTGCCCGGTTATCTTTACTACGTATCTAAATCGGCTAACATTATGTTCACCCGCGAGCTTAGCCGCCGTCTGGAGGGAACCAATGTCACTGCCAACTGTTTGCATCCGGGCATGATCGATTCCGGCATCTGGCGTAACGTACCATTCCCACTTACCATTCCGATGGGAATCGTCAAAGCGTTCTTCAAAACTAACGCCGAGGGTGCCCAAACTAGTCTTCATTTGGCTTGCTCACCGGAAGTGGAAGGCATCAGCGGAAAGTATTATAGAGACTGTAAGGAAGCTGGGTTGTCGGCGGGAATCTGCGATATGGAGAAAGCTAAGAAACTGTGGGAGGAATCGGTTAAGATAGTTAAGCTAACAGAAAAAGATCCGAAGATCTGA